The nucleotide sequence TGTTTctttaatataatttattttatcaGCAATTATATGTTGTTTTTAGCAAAACCAAAGTGCCTCCCCTACAAATCTAGCCATATAAACAGGAGCGTGTCACATGTCAGCCttcagtttatttattgttttcatCCTGTTCTACACAAGATCCACAGCTACACATACATTATTCttcatgcaaaacaaaaacaaaaaacaaacaaaaaaggaaaaggaaaactgggCTATGCACCACTTAATTATGAAACTGGTATAATCAAACCTATCACCTGTATCTTCCTAGAACTGAATTTTGCTGGATTGTTCTGTACTGTTTGGGAGAGACATCTTTTCATCACTGAAAAACATCGAAGGGCCTTAAGGCTTTGGGGTTATTGTTCAGGACAGACTTCCAAGATCTTTCATCAACTATTAAAACTGGATTAGCACCAACAACTCATTTTACACTTACTTTATGGCCAATAGAAGCACCAAACATGTATTCACTGAGCATGAAATGTGGATATGCATTTCAGATTACCAAATATGTAACAATGTCTTCCAGATTGTCAGCAGTAATGTTCCCTGTAAAGATCCAAATGGGCTGGGCTTCACACATGTAAGAACTAAAATATAGGCAATGTGGTGTCCATAGGCCATAACCAACCCCGCCAAAGAGAGATACATTAAATGCCTTTTATGGCAAGCAATTTAGAAAAAGTAAGTAGAGCATATGGCAAGCCTACTCACGCTTTTCATGCAGGCAACTTGTTGGATAAGTGCGTGACACAGTCTCTCTATTCTGATACTCAAGTGAGGGAGGAGGCTAGGACTGCACAGATAGTACAAAAATCAAATAGAATGATTAGAACCTAAGTTTGGAAAGTATGATCTTGGAACTTCTATTTTCTCAAGACAGAGTGAAAAGTTACAAGAGGGCGCCTCATTGCTCTCCCCTTAGAAAATTAATTGATCTTCTGTTTATTTGCTTTCCGCTGGTTCATTTAATCTTAAGTGCTATCAAATGTTTACTTCTTTGTGGTTTTGTAAAACAACAAGAAGATAATCTTTAAGAAGAGGAATATAAACCTTTCAAGTACCAAGCTGTTAGATCAAAGCAAAGCTTCTGGCTAGAGCTTGTTTGCATGTTAATTAACACGGACAACTTCAGCTTTGCAAGAATCTAGCAACATAACTGTGTGGCAAACGTGTGTTTTACTGCATTGCTTCAGGAGCAAATTTAAAGCCAGCAGATGCTTTATACAGCCTGTGTGATTCTGCTTAGTAGAAAGTATATTTTAATAGACAGGTGAGACATCTttcagttttttttatttttttttaaaacactctCATGGATTGGCTACCAAAACCTGACACCCACTTAAGAACCCACATAGTGTAGATTTGAAAACAATGTGGCCAAGATTTGGTCTAATGACTTCCatggttccaaagaacattcctgCATTGATAAGGCAACAACACAAACAATATATGGGGAAGGTACAAGACCACAAGAACCTCCACCAACAACAGCCCATAGGACTATGTAACAACAGCCCATAGGACTATACTTTTCCACAGCAGCACCAAGCCCTGGTGTGCCGATAGGCATCCATTAGCAAAATTGCTTCCCCCAATGGATGAAGAAATATGCAGAGAGAGGCAGCACTGTTCCCCctagaattttaaaaaagattccaGCAAAATCAGTGCAATAACAATCAGGCCCTACTGCTCTGAAACTCCCAGACAAAAATCTGCTGCTGGGATTTGTCTGTGGTTCTTCCACAGGCCTGCTGTAAGCCAGCAAGCAAGAGCCCCTGGCCAAGCTCCCAGGCACTGGGGAAGCTGCCAGCAGAGCTGCTAGCAACAAAAAACCCAAGAAACTGCTAGCTAATTTGCACAGAACAGCCCTCACAAAAGAGATAAACCCAGCAACCTTCAGTTCACCAGCAGCTTCTATACTTGTATCCTAAAATCAGCTTAAGCCAGAGGTTTTTGTCTCCAtgactcccttgaccaactacattctttctgtggcacccctgtggggctcaggagcccagttatgtcaccccttgcctgcagagctggcagcctctcaccctttttcgaactctcttgtggagtgttccctcagcctcctctcccctctccgtGGGAGTCCTGCAGGCAGCCGCTGTTCCTCCTGCCCCAGAGAAAGGTGCCTCTTCACATtgtccacaggggcctgggacttgtctgtccattcccaacagcaagggctgggctccctttcctgcttgcttgcttacttcaaGGCCACCTcagttcctggcaaccagcaccccctggccagccccagaggcactactcgcctggggagcttgtagccagggctgctgcaacaaacagctgggcaaacctttgggaggcagagatacgagaaggcatcagaggagggagggaagaaaagagggacagaggccagagtTGCctaaggcacccctgaccatcactgaaggcaccccagggtgccacggcacactggttgaaaaccactcgCTTAAGCTATGATTATGTGGTTCTGGTGGCACTTTTCGTTTAATTACATGCAAGACATATTTACTTGTTTCAGTATTTATTCCAGAAGCCATATCCTTtgattttaggctgcaatcttacagtgtgacttctgagcagatatgtataggattgtactgacGCAAACCTATCAATACATGTTTTTGCTGCCTTCGAAAAAGCACATTATAATATTGTCACCTTGTGAGCGTGCAGCTGTAAAAAGTGgcttaaaatactttttttaaaaagtaaaattgtgTTTGTTGCATATTAGTCAATAAAACCCTATGCATGCCTATCAAAAGTAAAAGTTACTTGcaggtaagtatgtataggagtgatggggaacctgtggccttacagatagaataacagaattgtagagttggaaagggtccCCGAGTTGTctagtccctgcaatgcaggaatcctgcccacagccgtccctgggtaggctcaaaccaccagccttttgattaacagccagatgcactgacccattgcaccaccttAAGACAGGGAAAGACATGCTGTGGATGTGGAAGAGCACAATtcacatgcaaaaggtctcaggttctgtTCTTCGATGTAGCTTTGGGAGAGGACCCTGCCTAaaacctgaggcagctgctgtcagtcagtgaagATAGTATTGTGCTAGGTGGAGTAATAATCCAGCTCTGTATGAGGCAGTTCTCTGTTACTGGACTCCCAACTCTGATCAGACGTGACCATTGGCTGCgaccaccaacatctggaaggtttgCAGACTTACGATCCCCAAGTTACAGGATTCCCGCCTAGCGGAAGCACCCATATTAAGAGCTGTAAAGCAGCAAGTGTAATCCTGATGACAAgacagcagggccagatttaggtttgataaggccctaagctactgaaggtaatggggccctttatatgtccaggtgtcctttgtcaacaacaaattgttgctgtttttgtgttgtgtatatgctatatggtcatttatggacctaataggtatctaaagccattttatttgttttttatcttatattttggaaatgtacatccaggttttttatctttaaatttttttggggcccccaagagtgtggggccctaagctatagcttgtttagcttatacgtaaatctgacaCTGATCAAGAGCactttgcatttatatctcagctTTTTCTTCAAGGTGGTGTGCGCAGTTCTTCCCGCCAGCGCACCCGGTGCTCATATAATCCCCCcaactgtgaggtaggtgagtCAAGTCCACAAGCAAGCGGAGAAAAAGTGCCCCGTGCGAGGGGTTCCCTTAAATCTATTACGGCATATATCTGTCCACAGACAAATATACGCCGTCTCCAAAGGGCAGGCCAAGTCACCAAGCCCTTACACGAATCTTCTAACAGCGTTgcgctggggagggggggagcagggggcgTGGTCTCGGGACGCCGATCCTAAGCGAGAGGGGACTCTGCTCGGGCTGCATCCGCCGCGCGCGAGGGAGGCGCTTCCTCTCGTGAGGGGAGCGAGAAGAAGGGAGGCGGGGCCGTGCAGGCGGATTGGCTCGGCGGCGGCCGTGACGTCACCCTGCGCGCGGCGGCAGATTCGAAACTCCTCGGGCATAGGCGCGGCTGGAGCAGGAAGGCCGCTCTGCTTGAGAGGAAAGAgagggagccgccgccgccgggatGAAGAACACCGTTCCGCGGAGCACCGTGAAGAAGCTGCTGAGCAAGCACAAGCCGCACTTGCGCATGCGCGCCAACACCGACCTGCTGGTGAGGGGGGACGGGGAGCGAAGGCGgtgtgtggggaaggggaggccGCAAGAAGCCCAGTGGCCTGTCTCCGACGCAGGTCGGTCGGATACTCCCAGGAAAGCCTCCCCAGGCGCTTGCCCAAACCGCTTGCccgccttccccacccccacgccGCCCACTAGCTTGCTTATACCTGAAGGGTCCTTAGCGCCTCGCCGGTCGCTCTCCAGGATCAGGGACAGGCCTTGGCAGATCCCGGCGCCCCGTGAAAGGAAGCGGGTGTGTCTAGGGGACTCCGGTTATCCGCAGCTGGTGTTGCGGATTTCGTGTCGGGTGCTCCCACCCGTCGCCGTATGTGATGGCGCTTTCGCTAGTGCTGTGACGTGCCATCGGAGATAGAGTCATAAAAttgtaagagttggaagggacgccaagggtcatctagtccaaccccccgtggCTCAGGAAGGGGTGTTTAGGGTGCCACCCAAGCTGTTTGGCCAAGGTTTTAGAACTCACGCCCATGaattgtacagtacagtggtacatcgggttatgtatgcttcaggttacatacgcttcaggttacagactccgctaacccagaaatagtacctcgggttaagaactttgcttcagcatgagaacagaaattacatggttgtggcggcagtgggaggccccattagctaaagtggtgcttcaggttaagcacggtttcaggttaagaacagacctccggaacgaattaagttcttaacccgaagtaccactgtggTAGTATTATCTACCTTTCTTCGTTATTTCCTCCACTCCCCTGTTTGCAGCAACCAGCCGACACCAGTTTTTCAAAAGTTGTGTGAAACAGCCATCACGTTTTCAGTGTGAGTGTGCTATGAGGATGTTGACAGCACAGAAGTCAAGTAATATATTTGCATCCTTAGTGTAAGATTTAAGGAACATTAGTTTGTGTGGAGTGCTTCATTAATCAACAGGTAGTGGCTTTTAAGCATTTCTTTGGAAATAACACTGCACTCTTCTTTTAAAGGTACATTTGAATGTCTTACTGTTTCTCCATCGACTAGCTGTAGAAACCAGGACCAATGCTATTGCGGAAAAGAGCAAAACTATTAAATCTCGACATGTTCGCTCTTCAGCAAAGGTAATTGCAGTTTAACAGCTGAAATTCTTTATTGAATCTAAGTATTTAAACACTGTAAACACCTCACACATTAATACTAAATATCAATACTGATTTAATCaaatggaaagcagagcaatatgtttggtaccagcttggctgcattagctgccagaaggaggcttacaaggtgtcatccaactgtcttagggactccactctggatttgtgtagggtttactccttagccttttcttctccttaagATATTCCACAAGGCAGGGGAGGTTTAggttcagagttttccttctcatagatgggctaccttcccaggttgacaagccccatctgtcccTCGCTTCCTTCTACaaaacatgcagaaactgccttcttgacctttGGAACCATGAgtagtcttgtctgctcaatctacCAGAGTCTGTCTTCTCATGGAGGGGAATTCCCTCACTTActgagagtttgagacccatcagctaccctcatctGGTTCAACCGGCCATttgaagctgttcctggggtgtggctgctgtcacatgctgacagcttctaggagtcacagttgagagctgagtgcagggtggggaccaaaggtggacaaagtaccccagaaggagcatacatattattattactcataaCTTTAAATATTCACATCATAAACTTTTATTATTAGAGAGGAGAGATAGTTATGAGTTTCTCTAGACGAGCTGAGGCTGTCATTACACATCGGACTGTACTGACTATTTTTTAAGTTAACACATATTCTTTTCTCAAAGTTGTACATAAAAGTACAAAGTGCCTTATTATACAGTGAAGGGAGGGGGGATTTCTTTTAACAGAACTTAAGAGCCAGACAGATTTTCAAGGAGTCTGCTAAGAGGGAGTAAGCATACTAGTAAAAGAGGGGATCTTTATtggtatactgtatttttcaacagtttttctctccattccCAAGACGTTTTGCTTAATTTCTACCCAGACAGCCTTGAAATACCTTCTGGTTTGGAAGCCCTTGGCCACAGTCTTTTAAGATCTGTGGTTGGCTGGTTGTAATTACTCACTAGTTGGAGGAAAGGACTCTGCATGCATAAGCTGGAGTGTACGCAGACCAACCTGATAACCAGCTATAGTGGTGCTCCAGTGTCAAGCTACCTTGGATGTTGTCATGATGTAGCTTTCTCTATTGCACAGCACAAGCTGGTGCTGAGTGAAGATTATGTGACAACCCTATCTCTGATAAATTGGAGATAAGAATACTGCTGATGGGATATATGGCTAGGCTGGAAAGGAAGGAGATGCTAAAGAAGCAAGAATAGGCAGCAGCCGCCAGGCTCTGTCCTTTGCAGTGGCAGTGCCTGGAGCATTAGAAGGGTGCAGGTTCCTGCAAATTGAGTTACTTTGCAAGGACATAGGCATGAGGCAGCTAGCAGCACAGACTGAAGGCTTTCTCTGCTTCAGACTTCTAAGTTTCACTCTCCAGGCTAATTTTTAAATTGTTAGCAGTACTAGATAGCTTCTAGTGAGGACTACCAGCTGCACATCTCCGGAAAGGTAAAAATGTCTACAGCCTCAGGACTGTGGGAGGAGTTCCTGACAAAAAGCTGCTACTTGCATGatctctgaagctgctatttgtatTTCAAGAAAAACCTCCTGAAAGGGTGTGACACAATGCTATTTTACCTGCTGAAAGATTTCCAGTGACCGCCTGAGCAGGAGAGCAAAAGCTCTGTCCACTGACCTTCTGAATAAGTCACTTTGCTCTTGTCATAGGAGAAGGGTTAGCCTGACCATGTCTTGGGAGgcttatatatattattattgctgtttgtgTCTTTTTCAGAGAGCTTGTTTTATAAAGTTGAAGTTTTCAGAATCTATTGGGCGGTTGTGCAACATATAATTTTGATTGAATTGCTCCCAAGTCA is from Podarcis raffonei isolate rPodRaf1 chromosome 3, rPodRaf1.pri, whole genome shotgun sequence and encodes:
- the CENPW gene encoding centromere protein W, which gives rise to MKNTVPRSTVKKLLSKHKPHLRMRANTDLLVHLNVLLFLHRLAVETRTNAIAEKSKTIKSRHVRSSAKIVLKKSRG